The Acidimicrobiales bacterium genome contains the following window.
GTGCTTTGCCGGGGCGGGCGCCTACGACCACGACATCCCGGCCGCCACCCGGGCCCTGGCCGGGCGCTCGGAGTTCGTCACCTCGTACACGCCGTACCAGCCCGAGGTGGCGCAGGGGGTCCTGCAGGCGCTGTTCGAGTTCCAGACGCTGCTCGGCCGCATCACCGGCATGGAGATCAGCAACGCCTCGCTGTACGACGGGGCCAGCGCGTGCGTCGAGGCCGTCAACCTGGCCGGGGCCCAGACCGGGCGCAACCGCATGTGGGTGTCTCAGGGGGTGCACCCGCACTGGCGCCAGGTGATGCGCACGTTCGCAGCCGGGACCGGGCACGAGATCGTCGAGGTCCCCCTCGTCGACGGGGTGACGGCGTGGCCGGAGGTGGCGTCCGGCGCCGAGGCCCCGGCGGCCCTGCTGGCCCAGTCCCCGAACTTCCTCGGCTGCCTCGAGAGCCTCCCCGATGCGCGCCGGGTCGCTGACGCCGCCGGCGCCCTCCTGCTGGTGGCGGCCGACCCGGTTGCGTCCGGGTTGCTGCGAACGCCCGGCGAGCAGGGCGCCGACGTGGTGGTGGGGGAGGGCCAGCCCCTCGGCACCGCCCTCGGGTTCGGCGGTCCCTACCTGGGCCTGTTCAGCTGCCGGAGCTCCCTCGTGCGCCGGCTCCCGGGTCGCCTGGTGGGCGAGACCGTCGACGGCGGCGGCCGGCGCGCCTATGTGACGACGCTGCGGGCGCGCGAGCAGGACATTCGCCGGGAGAAGGCGTCTTCCAACGTGTGCACCAACCAGACGCTGATGGCGGTGACCGCCGCCATCCAGCTGGGCTGGTTGGGCACCTCGGGCCTGCGCGAGCTGGCGCTGCGCTGCGCCCGGGGCACGCGCTACTGCCGGGAGGCGCTGCTCGGCATCGACGGGGTCACGCCGGCGGCGCCCGCCCCGACCCTGCGCGAGTTCGCGGTGCGCACCTCCGTGCCGGCGGCCACCGTCGTCGACCGGCTCGCCGACGAGGGTTTCCTGGCCGGGGTGGCGGTCGGTCCCGGCTACGAGGCGACGCCCTACGAGGACTGCCTCCTCGTGGCCGTCACCGAGCGGCGCACCCGGGCGGAGATCGACGCCTACGCCGCCGCCTTCGAGAAGGCGGTGCGCTGATGGCCGGCGGCGGACGGGCCTCCAGCGCCCCGGTTCTGGGCCGGGACCACGAGCCGACGCTCTTCGAGCTGTCCCGGCCCGGGCGGCGTTCGGCTTCTTTCCGCTCGACCGGGATACCCGAGTGGGGGGCGGAGGAGCTGGTGGGGGAGGAGCACCTTCGCCCTGAGGCGGTGGACACGGTGGAGGTGTCCGAGCGCGACCTGGTGGCCCACTTCACCCGGCTCACCCACCGCCAGTACTCGGTGGACGTGGGCGCCTACCCCCTGGGCTCGTGCACGATGAAGTACAACCCCAAGGTCTGCGACGAGGTGGCGGCCCTGCCCGGGCTGGCCCGGGTG
Protein-coding sequences here:
- the gcvPA gene encoding aminomethyl-transferring glycine dehydrogenase subunit GcvPA, whose translation is MAGYVPHTDEELEEMLGFLGLEGLDELFSVVPPALRLAGGLDLPTGLSEADVLDRLQQLGGRNRGAELVCFAGAGAYDHDIPAATRALAGRSEFVTSYTPYQPEVAQGVLQALFEFQTLLGRITGMEISNASLYDGASACVEAVNLAGAQTGRNRMWVSQGVHPHWRQVMRTFAAGTGHEIVEVPLVDGVTAWPEVASGAEAPAALLAQSPNFLGCLESLPDARRVADAAGALLLVAADPVASGLLRTPGEQGADVVVGEGQPLGTALGFGGPYLGLFSCRSSLVRRLPGRLVGETVDGGGRRAYVTTLRAREQDIRREKASSNVCTNQTLMAVTAAIQLGWLGTSGLRELALRCARGTRYCREALLGIDGVTPAAPAPTLREFAVRTSVPAATVVDRLADEGFLAGVAVGPGYEATPYEDCLLVAVTERRTRAEIDAYAAAFEKAVR